The Bifidobacterium eulemuris genome includes a window with the following:
- a CDS encoding energy-coupling factor transporter ATPase: MSGSLADAIASDVAPDAAIARLEHVRFSYDEGATWALDDVSLAIAPGEYVCLTGANGSGKSTLARLLCALSAPDGGVVTLLGRRVFDEHGAHADNYRMARRGIGAVFQNPEDQIVTTVVEDDVAFGPENLAVPRNDIGSHIADALRAVDLADMRAADPTRMSGGQQQRVAIAGMLAMRPRMLVLDEPTAMLDPEARAELLAVLDTLHARGTTIVHVTHHADETARASRVIRLESGRVAADGRACATDAAPTADDSSTGVACDDSTSVAGDYGEAADGRAESSARMGTDESGPAWRNPQNEPHQPPSGAARPEGETRPASDVEPAVRVEHVSFSFSGAANPALDDVSFEVRRGEVLAIMGRNGSGKSTLARLLCALDVPNRGDITVGGVRVAKGRASGASKRAPRKALRELRRQVGYVMQHPERQLFAETVADDVAYGPRNQGLSEREVAERVTQALSMLGAEYLADRDPFSLSGGQRRLVAIAGVLACRPRVLVLDEPTASLDERASAAIRRLVRELRAQGVTVLIVTHNADEARELADRVLVMRHGRVASLLAVDDVFTDEVELNDDGGRTDVASESGETSADSDRVAKRPSHEGSPRANLSRAPLAQVDPRVKMVAFLAMMFTAFAIATPAQLALCAAMTAGLIAAARLHPMRLLASVRAFLALFVVMGLLNVFFVRSGTPIAQFGPITITDEGVGIAVLYACRFALVIVMGAIFLETTTPTRMTDAFASLLSPLRRLGVHTQELSLVLSLALRFIPTLMQETMAVVDAQSARGGGVETGTPMRRIKALSAIIVPVFAGTLRHAGNLGLALDARCYEEGIRRTQWHAMRVSSRDIVFAALAVIYIAALLAVPTLALR, from the coding sequence ATGAGCGGTTCCCTTGCCGATGCCATCGCATCCGATGTCGCGCCGGACGCCGCCATCGCGCGTTTGGAGCATGTCCGTTTCAGTTACGATGAGGGCGCGACCTGGGCGTTGGATGACGTGTCGTTGGCCATCGCCCCGGGCGAATACGTGTGCCTGACCGGGGCGAACGGTTCGGGCAAATCCACGCTGGCACGTCTGCTATGCGCGTTGAGCGCGCCCGATGGCGGCGTCGTAACTCTGTTGGGGCGGCGCGTGTTCGATGAGCACGGCGCGCACGCCGACAACTATCGGATGGCGCGGCGTGGCATCGGCGCGGTGTTCCAGAATCCGGAGGACCAGATCGTCACCACCGTCGTCGAGGACGACGTGGCCTTCGGCCCGGAGAATCTTGCCGTGCCGCGAAACGACATCGGCTCCCATATCGCCGACGCGTTACGCGCGGTGGACCTCGCCGACATGCGCGCGGCCGATCCCACGCGCATGAGTGGTGGGCAGCAGCAGCGCGTCGCCATCGCCGGCATGCTCGCCATGCGACCGCGCATGCTCGTGCTCGACGAGCCGACCGCCATGCTCGACCCCGAAGCGCGGGCGGAACTGCTCGCGGTGCTCGACACGTTGCATGCGCGGGGCACGACCATCGTGCATGTCACGCACCACGCCGACGAGACGGCGCGCGCCTCCCGCGTCATCCGTTTGGAGTCCGGCCGCGTCGCCGCCGACGGCCGGGCATGCGCGACGGACGCCGCGCCGACGGCTGACGATTCCTCCACTGGTGTGGCCTGCGATGACTCCACCAGCGTGGCCGGCGATTATGGCGAGGCGGCGGACGGCCGCGCCGAATCCTCAGCGCGTATGGGGACGGATGAATCGGGTCCGGCATGGCGGAATCCGCAGAACGAACCCCATCAGCCACCGTCGGGCGCAGCACGACCGGAGGGCGAGACGCGTCCGGCCTCTGACGTCGAACCGGCCGTCCGAGTGGAACATGTGTCCTTCTCCTTTTCCGGTGCCGCGAATCCGGCGCTTGACGATGTGTCGTTCGAGGTGCGCCGGGGCGAGGTCCTGGCCATCATGGGACGCAACGGTTCCGGTAAATCCACACTGGCCCGTCTGCTGTGCGCGTTGGACGTTCCAAACCGCGGCGATATCACGGTCGGGGGAGTGCGGGTCGCCAAGGGGCGGGCGTCGGGCGCGTCGAAACGCGCGCCGCGCAAGGCCTTGCGCGAACTGCGCCGGCAGGTCGGCTACGTGATGCAGCATCCCGAACGACAGCTGTTCGCCGAAACGGTCGCCGACGACGTGGCCTACGGTCCGCGCAACCAAGGCCTGTCGGAGCGTGAGGTCGCCGAGCGCGTCACGCAGGCCTTGTCGATGCTGGGGGCCGAGTATCTCGCCGACCGCGACCCGTTCAGCCTTTCCGGCGGGCAGCGGCGTCTGGTTGCGATCGCCGGCGTGCTCGCCTGCCGCCCGCGCGTACTGGTGCTCGACGAGCCCACCGCCAGCCTGGACGAACGGGCGAGCGCCGCGATCCGCCGGTTGGTGCGCGAACTGCGCGCCCAGGGTGTGACGGTGCTGATCGTCACCCATAACGCGGATGAGGCGCGCGAACTCGCCGACCGCGTACTGGTTATGCGGCACGGGCGAGTGGCGTCGCTGCTTGCGGTGGATGATGTCTTCACCGACGAAGTCGAACTGAATGACGATGGTGGGCGGACCGATGTCGCAAGTGAATCAGGCGAAACCTCCGCAGACTCCGACCGCGTGGCGAAACGGCCTTCCCACGAGGGGAGTCCGCGTGCGAACCTGTCCCGCGCACCGCTGGCTCAAGTGGACCCGCGTGTGAAGATGGTCGCGTTCCTGGCGATGATGTTCACCGCCTTCGCCATCGCCACACCGGCGCAACTGGCGCTGTGCGCGGCGATGACGGCCGGGCTGATCGCCGCGGCGCGTCTGCATCCGATGCGGCTGCTCGCCTCGGTGCGCGCGTTCCTTGCGCTGTTCGTTGTGATGGGGTTGCTGAACGTGTTCTTCGTGCGCAGCGGCACGCCGATCGCCCAATTCGGGCCGATTACAATCACCGACGAGGGCGTGGGCATCGCCGTGCTGTACGCATGCCGCTTCGCGCTGGTCATCGTCATGGGCGCGATCTTCTTGGAAACCACCACCCCCACGCGGATGACCGACGCGTTCGCGTCGCTGCTGAGCCCATTGCGCCGTCTCGGCGTGCACACGCAGGAGTTGTCGCTGGTGTTGAGTCTTGCCCTGCGGTTCATCCCCACGCTCATGCAGGAGACCATGGCCGTCGTCGACGCGCAGTCGGCGCGCGGCGGCGGTGTCGAAACCGGCACGCCGATGCGGCGGATCAAGGCGTTGTCCGCCATCATCGTGCCGGTGTTCGCCGGGACGCTGCGCCATGCCGGCAACCTTGGGCTCGCCTTGGACGCGCGCTGCTATGAGGAGGGGATCCGCCGCACGCAGTGGCATGCGATGCGTGTCTCTTCGCGCGACATCGTGTTCGCCGCGCTCGCCGTGATCTATATCGCGGCGCTGCTGGCCGTTCCCACGCTCGCCTTGCGGTGA
- a CDS encoding ECF transporter S component: MHATTSESNAHEDARHNAHSTGVADSGRWSTKRIAMYALFVALAMVTSFIEFPLIPGVQWLKYDPSGIVCLVAGFAFGPSAAAIVSVLGFLPHVFTNPWGTLMAVLVALCLSVPAALVYRGKRTRSRALVGILVGAVCALAAALVGNLLITPIYAHMTMAQVAAMIVPILLPFNLVKFAIHAVVTFLVYKPVSNLLDRA, from the coding sequence ATGCATGCCACCACCAGCGAATCCAACGCGCACGAGGACGCGCGGCATAACGCGCATTCGACCGGCGTGGCCGATTCGGGGCGCTGGTCCACCAAACGCATCGCCATGTACGCGCTGTTCGTGGCGTTGGCGATGGTGACGAGCTTCATTGAATTTCCTTTGATTCCCGGCGTGCAGTGGCTCAAATACGATCCCAGCGGCATCGTGTGCCTGGTGGCCGGCTTCGCGTTCGGCCCCTCGGCGGCCGCGATCGTCAGCGTGTTGGGCTTTCTGCCGCATGTGTTCACGAATCCGTGGGGCACGCTGATGGCGGTGCTGGTGGCGTTGTGCCTGTCGGTGCCGGCCGCGCTGGTCTACCGCGGCAAGCGCACGCGTTCGCGCGCCCTGGTCGGCATCCTCGTCGGCGCGGTGTGCGCGCTGGCGGCCGCCCTGGTGGGCAATCTGCTGATCACGCCGATCTACGCGCATATGACCATGGCGCAGGTGGCGGCGATGATCGTGCCGATTCTGCTGCCGTTCAACCTTGTCAAATTCGCCATCCATGCCGTCGTGACCTTCCTGGTCTACAAGCCGGTGTCGAATCTGCTGGACCGGGCATGA
- a CDS encoding YhbY family RNA-binding protein has protein sequence MALTKKQTKQLRALANQLNPVFHVGKNDLTDAAVDQADDLIERRELIKCAVQNGSELTAKEAAADLAERLGAEVVQTIGNRFVLFRRSHRDDVEHIRLVRE, from the coding sequence ATGGCATTGACCAAAAAGCAGACCAAGCAGCTGCGCGCGCTCGCGAACCAGCTCAATCCCGTGTTCCACGTGGGCAAGAACGATCTGACCGACGCGGCCGTGGACCAGGCCGACGATCTGATCGAACGCCGCGAGCTCATCAAATGCGCCGTGCAGAACGGTTCCGAACTGACCGCCAAGGAGGCGGCCGCCGACCTCGCCGAACGGCTCGGCGCGGAGGTCGTGCAGACCATCGGCAACCGTTTCGTGCTCTTCCGCCGCTCGCATCGCGACGATGTGGAACATATCCGCCTGGTGCGCGAGTAA
- a CDS encoding TM2 domain-containing protein encodes MTDYQQQVPQPDNEQSGYGQADSYASTQNSYAPQGGTSQPQYEQPQGYGQQQGYAQQQQPYGQQSYTQYTGQSYGQQPYTQYTGQPYGQQPYGQPYGQPYMPVYGGKSKLAAGLLGIFLGSLGVHNFYLGNTGKAVAQLLLTLVGWIVIVGPLVSGIWALVEAILILCSQPGSPWHQDASGRELTD; translated from the coding sequence ATGACCGACTACCAACAGCAGGTCCCCCAACCCGACAACGAGCAGTCCGGCTATGGTCAGGCCGATTCCTACGCGTCGACGCAGAACTCCTACGCACCGCAGGGCGGCACCAGCCAGCCGCAGTACGAACAGCCGCAGGGCTACGGCCAGCAGCAGGGGTACGCCCAGCAACAGCAGCCGTACGGACAGCAGTCCTACACCCAGTACACCGGCCAGTCCTACGGCCAGCAGCCGTACACCCAATACACCGGCCAACCGTATGGCCAGCAGCCGTACGGGCAGCCCTACGGCCAGCCGTATATGCCCGTCTATGGCGGCAAGTCGAAACTGGCCGCCGGTCTACTCGGCATCTTCTTGGGATCGCTGGGCGTGCACAACTTCTATCTGGGCAACACCGGCAAGGCGGTCGCGCAGCTGCTGCTGACGTTGGTCGGCTGGATCGTCATCGTCGGACCGCTCGTCTCGGGTATCTGGGCGCTGGTCGAAGCGATTCTCATCCTGTGCAGCCAGCCCGGTAGCCCGTGGCACCAAGACGCCAGCGGCAGGGAACTCACCGACTGA
- a CDS encoding MFS transporter, protein MSNGPIQITDRTNGAVAPTDERIPLKLIGAIVAVGSLAFIGILTETVMTVLFPELMREFDVDMATVQWITTIYLLAVAATMPVSSFLKRRFPLKAIFLAALALAIVGSLIMIVASAFPMLIVARVIQGIGSGIATPLMMNIILEQSPRSKIGRLMGVGSLVITVAPAIGPTVGGAVTSVLPWRAIFVAAVPLMLIAMVIGLKCIEQKSPTEAAYLDPIQLLSIVLALCGLVLALNQAGVAVSAAMAGTPATRSAVIAAVSLIVGLGSLVLFAFSSRKAFSPLLRLGILRDRVVLLHLVEYTILPIVSIGFGYVITNVAQLSLGTSAFLAGSLVLPGALVGAVCSPLGGWLYDRFGAVRPILIPLGIAILGPVLLLVFSMRLTPAMLAGFYFIFGFFFALGNPNVMTSALSSIPRQFAPDGNAIFNTCLQFGGAAGTALFSTILAVAQAGHGEEGSAEFMHATAVGGMWTFAVMVVICVVGWACLAAAFRIRSRRAA, encoded by the coding sequence ATGTCCAACGGGCCCATCCAAATCACAGATCGAACGAACGGCGCGGTCGCGCCAACCGACGAGCGCATCCCGCTCAAGCTCATCGGCGCGATCGTCGCCGTGGGATCGCTGGCCTTCATCGGCATCCTCACCGAAACGGTGATGACCGTGCTGTTCCCCGAACTCATGCGCGAGTTCGATGTGGACATGGCCACCGTGCAATGGATCACCACCATCTACCTGCTGGCCGTGGCCGCCACGATGCCCGTCTCGTCGTTCCTCAAACGCCGATTCCCGTTGAAGGCCATCTTCCTGGCTGCTCTCGCCCTGGCCATCGTCGGCTCGCTGATCATGATCGTCGCCTCCGCGTTCCCCATGCTCATCGTGGCCCGCGTGATTCAAGGCATCGGTTCGGGCATCGCCACGCCGCTGATGATGAACATCATCCTCGAACAGTCGCCGCGCTCGAAAATCGGCCGATTGATGGGCGTCGGCTCGCTGGTGATCACCGTGGCCCCCGCCATCGGCCCGACCGTGGGCGGCGCGGTGACCAGCGTGCTGCCGTGGCGGGCGATTTTCGTGGCCGCCGTGCCACTGATGCTGATCGCCATGGTCATCGGCCTCAAATGCATCGAACAGAAGTCACCTACCGAAGCCGCCTATCTCGACCCGATCCAGCTGCTGAGCATCGTGCTCGCCCTGTGCGGACTGGTGCTTGCGCTCAACCAGGCCGGCGTGGCCGTGAGCGCCGCCATGGCGGGCACGCCCGCGACGCGCAGCGCCGTCATCGCCGCAGTCAGCCTCATCGTGGGATTGGGTTCGCTCGTGCTGTTCGCGTTCAGCTCGCGCAAAGCGTTCTCACCGCTGCTGCGTTTGGGTATTCTGCGCGACCGTGTTGTGCTGCTGCATCTGGTGGAGTATACGATTCTGCCGATCGTCTCCATCGGCTTCGGCTATGTGATCACCAATGTGGCGCAACTCTCGCTGGGAACCAGCGCCTTCCTCGCCGGCTCGCTGGTGCTGCCCGGCGCGCTGGTCGGCGCGGTCTGCTCGCCGCTCGGCGGATGGCTGTACGACCGCTTCGGCGCGGTGCGGCCGATCCTCATCCCGTTGGGTATCGCCATCCTTGGCCCGGTGCTGCTGCTGGTGTTCTCCATGCGGCTTACCCCGGCGATGCTCGCCGGCTTCTACTTCATCTTCGGATTCTTCTTCGCACTCGGCAACCCCAATGTGATGACCAGCGCGTTGAGCTCCATCCCGCGCCAGTTCGCCCCCGACGGCAATGCGATTTTCAACACCTGCCTGCAGTTCGGCGGCGCGGCCGGCACGGCGCTGTTCTCCACGATTCTGGCCGTGGCCCAAGCCGGGCATGGCGAGGAGGGGAGCGCCGAGTTCATGCACGCCACCGCGGTGGGCGGCATGTGGACCTTCGCGGTGATGGTGGTGATCTGCGTGGTGGGTTGGGCCTGTCTGGCGGCCGCGTTCCGCATCAGGTCGCGTCGCGCGGCGTAA
- a CDS encoding replication-associated recombination protein A, whose product MSEQDLFGATDAPEDMTRPLAVRMRPTTVDEVIGQRHVLGEGSPLRRLANPASKGSLTAPSSIILFGPPGVGKTTLATIVARQSGRVFEELSAVTSGVKDVRDVLQRAHDRLVSKGEETVLFIDEVHRFSKSQQDALLPAVENRDVTFIGATTENPSFSVIKPLLSRSVVVKLESLEPDQLAELVRRALESERGLKGEVKASDEAIDEIVRMAGGDARKSLTILEAAAGAVTHDEARKKGARRPIITPEIVGTVMDAATVRYDKDGDDHYDVISAFIKSMRGSDPDAAIHYLARMIRAGEDPRFIARRIMIAAAEEVGMAAPQILQVTVAAAQAVALVGMPEARIILAEATIAVATAPKSNASYMAINEALADVDSGRIGQVPLHLRNAPTALMKQWGNHEGYQYAHDAPGAVAPQQYMPDELRGREYYHPNDRGYEHEVGPRLEKIRAILRQAG is encoded by the coding sequence ATGAGTGAGCAGGATTTGTTCGGGGCGACGGACGCTCCCGAGGATATGACGCGGCCGTTGGCGGTGCGCATGCGCCCGACCACTGTGGACGAGGTGATCGGACAGCGCCATGTGCTGGGGGAGGGCTCGCCCCTGCGCCGCCTCGCCAACCCCGCCTCCAAGGGCAGCCTCACCGCGCCGAGTTCGATCATTCTGTTCGGACCTCCCGGCGTGGGCAAAACCACGCTCGCCACCATTGTGGCGCGCCAATCCGGTCGCGTGTTCGAGGAGCTGTCCGCGGTGACCAGCGGCGTGAAGGACGTGCGCGACGTTTTGCAGCGCGCGCACGACCGGCTGGTGTCCAAAGGCGAGGAGACCGTGCTGTTCATCGACGAGGTGCACCGCTTCTCCAAATCGCAGCAGGACGCGCTGCTGCCGGCGGTGGAGAACCGCGACGTGACTTTCATCGGCGCGACCACCGAAAACCCGAGCTTCTCCGTGATCAAACCGCTGCTCAGCCGCTCCGTGGTGGTCAAACTCGAATCGCTCGAACCCGACCAGCTGGCCGAACTCGTGCGGCGCGCCCTGGAATCCGAACGGGGTCTCAAAGGCGAAGTCAAAGCCAGCGACGAGGCCATCGACGAGATTGTGCGCATGGCCGGCGGCGACGCGCGCAAAAGCCTGACCATCCTTGAGGCGGCGGCCGGCGCGGTGACCCATGACGAGGCGCGCAAGAAGGGCGCGCGCCGCCCCATCATCACCCCCGAGATCGTCGGCACCGTGATGGACGCGGCCACCGTGCGCTACGACAAAGACGGCGACGACCATTACGACGTGATCTCCGCGTTCATCAAATCCATGCGCGGCTCCGACCCCGACGCGGCCATCCACTATCTCGCCCGCATGATCCGGGCGGGGGAGGACCCGCGCTTCATCGCCCGACGCATCATGATCGCAGCGGCCGAAGAGGTAGGCATGGCCGCCCCGCAGATCCTGCAGGTCACCGTGGCCGCCGCGCAGGCCGTGGCACTGGTCGGCATGCCCGAGGCACGCATCATCCTCGCCGAGGCGACCATCGCCGTGGCCACAGCACCCAAATCCAACGCCAGCTATATGGCCATCAACGAGGCGCTCGCCGACGTGGACTCCGGACGCATCGGCCAAGTGCCGCTGCACCTGCGCAATGCGCCCACCGCGCTGATGAAGCAGTGGGGCAACCACGAGGGATACCAGTACGCGCACGACGCGCCCGGTGCCGTGGCCCCGCAGCAGTACATGCCCGACGAGTTGCGCGGCCGCGAGTACTACCATCCCAACGATCGCGGCTACGAGCACGAGGTGGGGCCGCGACTGGAGAAGATCCGCGCCATCCTGCGCCAGGCCGGGTGA
- a CDS encoding DEAD/DEAH box helicase translates to MTDEQGDKRYGSLGALAPDWYDDGARNLAADDIYERFFEWVVGTKGIEPWPHQEEAIMDLLAGDHVILNTPTGSGKSLVALGMHFAALCTGRRSYYTAPIKALVSEKFFDLVEVFGRDLVGMITGDTHINADAPIICCTAEILANQALREGRRADVGCVAMDEFHYYGDPERGWAWQVPLLTLPRTQFLLMSATLGNVDSIADKLESMTDTDVDVIADAPRPVPLTYEYTLDPLERTVELAFNEGSTPIYVVHFSQDAALETAQALASTGVSSKEQRTAIAEAIKGTKFTTAFGKILQRLLRTGVGIHHAGMLPRYRRLVEQLAQQGLLPVICGTDTLGVGINVPIHSVVLTALTKFDGSKMRRLRAREFHQIAGRAGRMGFDTEGLVIAEAPEFEIENQKAVAKAGGDPKKLKKIKRKKAPEGFVTWNENTFDKLIDADPETLVPHLKITHSMVLNEVAQGGDARWRVDRLIDDSAQSPDQKERLHQRADEIFQTLFDTDVIETEERDDGGKDYFLTVDVPDDFALDQPLSPFLLAALELLDPASPTYALDVISMVEATLEDPKQVLRAQERAARDKAMADMKADGLDYDERMDRLQDITYPKPLEDMLDAAFTQYRRDVPWANDYWLSPKSVIRDMVETASDFTGYIGRYNIARSEGTLLRYLSDAYRSLARTVPVDKRDEQLSDIIAWLRVLVRSIDSSLVDEWENAGSADASEAAAALAAPGRRDEVVEDRRGLTVLVRNALFRRVQLMDLDRPEELGALDKDWGYGVHEWEDALDDYYDAHEYVGVDAAARSADLFVLDDSHERDEHTWKVRQIIDDSDGDHDWAIVGVVDLDATQESGEVVFVDYSVAAV, encoded by the coding sequence ATGACGGACGAACAGGGCGATAAGCGATACGGCTCATTGGGCGCGTTGGCACCGGACTGGTACGACGACGGCGCGCGCAACCTCGCCGCCGACGACATCTACGAGCGTTTCTTCGAATGGGTGGTCGGCACCAAAGGCATCGAACCATGGCCTCATCAGGAGGAAGCGATCATGGATCTGCTCGCCGGCGACCACGTGATCCTCAACACGCCCACCGGCTCGGGCAAATCCCTCGTGGCGCTCGGCATGCATTTCGCCGCCCTGTGCACTGGCCGACGCTCCTACTACACCGCGCCGATCAAGGCGCTGGTGAGCGAGAAGTTCTTCGATCTGGTGGAGGTATTCGGCCGCGATCTGGTCGGCATGATCACCGGCGACACGCATATCAACGCGGACGCGCCGATCATCTGCTGCACCGCCGAGATCCTCGCCAACCAAGCCCTGCGCGAGGGCCGCCGCGCCGACGTGGGCTGCGTGGCCATGGACGAATTCCACTACTATGGTGACCCCGAGCGCGGATGGGCCTGGCAGGTGCCGCTGCTCACCCTGCCGCGCACGCAGTTCCTGCTCATGAGCGCCACGCTCGGCAACGTCGACTCCATCGCCGACAAACTCGAATCCATGACCGACACGGACGTGGACGTGATCGCCGACGCGCCCCGCCCCGTGCCATTGACCTACGAATACACCCTCGATCCGCTGGAACGCACGGTGGAACTCGCCTTCAACGAAGGATCCACCCCGATCTACGTGGTGCATTTCTCGCAGGACGCGGCCCTTGAAACCGCGCAGGCGCTCGCCTCCACCGGCGTGAGCAGCAAGGAGCAGCGCACGGCCATCGCCGAGGCCATCAAAGGCACGAAATTCACCACCGCCTTCGGCAAGATCCTGCAGCGGCTGTTGCGCACCGGCGTGGGCATCCACCATGCCGGCATGCTGCCGCGCTACCGCCGTCTGGTCGAACAGCTCGCCCAACAGGGCCTGCTGCCGGTGATCTGCGGCACCGACACGCTCGGCGTGGGCATCAACGTGCCGATCCATTCCGTGGTGCTGACCGCCCTGACCAAATTCGACGGCTCGAAAATGCGTCGCCTGCGCGCCCGCGAATTCCACCAGATCGCCGGCCGCGCCGGACGCATGGGCTTCGACACCGAAGGACTGGTGATCGCCGAAGCGCCCGAATTCGAGATCGAAAACCAGAAGGCCGTGGCCAAGGCCGGGGGAGACCCGAAGAAGCTCAAGAAGATCAAGCGTAAGAAGGCGCCCGAAGGCTTCGTGACGTGGAATGAGAACACCTTCGACAAACTCATCGACGCGGATCCCGAAACCCTCGTGCCGCATCTGAAGATCACCCACTCCATGGTGCTCAACGAAGTGGCGCAGGGCGGCGACGCGCGCTGGCGCGTGGACCGGCTCATCGACGACTCCGCGCAAAGCCCGGACCAGAAGGAACGGCTGCACCAGCGGGCCGACGAGATCTTCCAAACATTGTTCGACACCGACGTGATCGAAACCGAGGAGCGCGACGACGGCGGCAAAGACTACTTCCTCACCGTCGACGTGCCCGACGACTTCGCGCTCGACCAGCCGTTGAGCCCCTTCCTGCTGGCCGCGCTGGAACTGCTCGACCCGGCGAGCCCCACCTACGCGCTCGACGTGATCTCCATGGTGGAGGCCACCCTCGAAGACCCCAAGCAGGTGCTGCGCGCCCAGGAACGCGCCGCCCGAGACAAGGCCATGGCCGACATGAAGGCCGACGGACTCGACTACGACGAGCGCATGGACCGCCTGCAGGACATCACCTATCCCAAACCCTTGGAGGATATGCTCGACGCGGCCTTCACGCAGTACCGCCGCGACGTGCCCTGGGCCAACGACTACTGGCTCAGCCCCAAATCGGTGATCCGAGACATGGTGGAGACGGCATCCGACTTCACCGGATACATCGGCCGTTACAACATCGCCCGATCCGAAGGCACGCTGCTGCGGTATCTGTCGGACGCCTACCGTTCGCTCGCCCGCACCGTGCCCGTCGACAAGCGCGACGAACAGCTGAGCGACATCATCGCCTGGCTGCGCGTGCTCGTGCGCTCCATCGACTCCAGTCTGGTCGACGAATGGGAGAACGCGGGCTCGGCCGACGCCAGCGAGGCCGCCGCCGCGCTCGCCGCTCCGGGTCGACGCGACGAGGTGGTCGAGGACCGCCGAGGACTCACCGTGCTGGTGCGCAACGCCCTGTTCCGCCGCGTGCAGCTGATGGACCTCGACCGGCCCGAAGAGCTGGGCGCGCTCGACAAGGACTGGGGCTACGGCGTGCACGAATGGGAGGACGCGCTCGACGACTATTACGACGCGCACGAATACGTCGGCGTCGACGCGGCCGCACGCTCCGCCGACCTGTTCGTGCTCGACGATTCGCACGAACGTGACGAGCACACCTGGAAGGTGCGGCAGATCATCGACGACTCCGACGGCGACCATGATTGGGCCATCGTAGGCGTGGTGGATCTCGACGCCACCCAGGAAAGCGGCGAGGTCGTGTTCGTCGACTATTCGGTGGCCGCTGTCTAG
- a CDS encoding PPK2 family polyphosphate kinase — protein sequence MGERARGGKGGAIVGVDKALTLAKRGIDDISDGATVAERLALAAKSSELLSSVWSLPPGQLLMFHQGTRLTAVDADSTPGFDGDKDDAERFIEISSSEISRYQRLLYANGTRRSNKRVLIVLQGMDASGKGGIVKHVFRQGNPMGIHYHGFGAPNDEELSHDFLWRVERELPKPGWIAVFDRSHYEDIVMPRVWGTLPEKTWLARYEQVIEFERALAADGCAIVKIFLTVSRQEQKRHFLERLDDPTKHWKFDPSDLDSRERWDDYMDAWQEVFERTSTPEAPWYLVPADNRWYSRAVVSELLRTTIKNMNLTWPPLDCDPDEMRRRLA from the coding sequence ATGGGAGAACGGGCGCGCGGCGGCAAAGGAGGGGCCATCGTCGGCGTGGACAAGGCGTTGACGTTGGCTAAGCGGGGCATCGACGATATTTCGGACGGTGCCACGGTGGCCGAGAGGCTGGCCTTGGCGGCCAAATCCTCCGAACTGCTCAGCTCGGTGTGGTCCCTTCCGCCGGGGCAACTGCTGATGTTCCACCAAGGCACGCGACTTACCGCGGTCGATGCCGACTCAACCCCCGGTTTCGACGGCGACAAGGACGACGCCGAGCGATTCATCGAAATCAGTTCCAGCGAGATCTCCCGCTATCAGCGGCTGCTGTACGCCAACGGCACACGCCGGTCGAACAAGCGCGTGCTGATCGTGCTGCAAGGCATGGATGCCTCAGGCAAGGGCGGCATCGTCAAACACGTGTTCAGGCAAGGCAACCCGATGGGCATCCACTACCACGGCTTCGGCGCGCCGAACGACGAGGAGCTGTCTCACGACTTTCTCTGGCGCGTGGAGCGCGAACTGCCCAAGCCCGGATGGATCGCCGTGTTCGACCGTTCGCATTACGAGGACATCGTGATGCCGCGCGTGTGGGGCACGCTTCCCGAAAAGACCTGGCTTGCGCGCTATGAACAGGTGATTGAGTTCGAACGGGCGCTGGCGGCCGACGGCTGCGCGATCGTGAAGATCTTCCTCACCGTAAGCCGCCAGGAGCAGAAACGGCATTTTCTGGAGCGGCTCGACGATCCGACGAAACATTGGAAATTCGATCCCTCCGACCTTGACTCACGCGAACGCTGGGACGACTATATGGACGCCTGGCAGGAGGTGTTCGAACGCACCAGCACCCCCGAGGCTCCCTGGTATCTGGTGCCGGCCGACAACCGTTGGTATTCGCGCGCCGTGGTCTCGGAGCTGTTGCGCACCACCATCAAAAACATGAACCTCACCTGGCCTCCGCTCGACTGCGACCCGGACGAGATGCGGCGGCGGTTGGCCTAG